From Chryseobacterium shandongense, the proteins below share one genomic window:
- a CDS encoding phage tail sheath family protein, producing MNYKTPGVYVEEHEKFPPSVAQVETAIPAFIGYTAEGQKNKPTRITSMLEYEQLFGKANPETFAVAFEDGVASATQTKVSDFKMYYAMQMYFANGGGPCYIVSVGGYNDQVTVGSSTAVGTLLYGLELLKKEDEPTLIVFSDIQNLVPVDAEVDAADAAADFAEDNQLLASDAKAAANDVSAAVVTAVDGGGDLQAAIAAANAKVATYPVSGSSTISEIIENQAAKAVQKAVQSASNATGAKAAALAAATIYNTLLTTATAAAQESRAYADAIAGVDSADIATVYSVYNSALNQAELMKDRFVIMDVLGDDAIFRERVTASGLKYGAAYHPKLKTVLSYNYKEADVLVTGEFGIASLSELKETNSEFYNQAKKAIESKQVVMAPSSAMAGVYAKVDSTSGVWKSPANLGLNFVEAPTEKISDRQQDALNIDPTSGKSINAIRTFTGKGTLVWGARTLDGNSNEWRYISVRRLFNMVEESVKKATERFVFEANTANTWIRVQTMIENFLNQQWQDGALAGSKPEEAYYVSVGLNKTMSAQDILEGRMNIEIGMAAVRPAEFIVLRFSHKLQEA from the coding sequence ATGAATTACAAAACCCCTGGAGTTTACGTGGAGGAGCATGAAAAATTTCCGCCTTCCGTAGCGCAAGTTGAAACGGCTATTCCCGCTTTTATAGGATATACTGCGGAAGGCCAGAAGAATAAACCAACCAGAATCACTTCTATGTTGGAGTATGAGCAGCTTTTCGGAAAAGCAAATCCGGAAACGTTTGCAGTAGCTTTCGAAGATGGTGTTGCATCTGCCACACAGACTAAAGTTAGCGATTTTAAAATGTACTATGCCATGCAGATGTACTTTGCCAATGGAGGCGGACCTTGCTATATTGTTTCCGTAGGAGGCTATAATGACCAGGTAACTGTTGGAAGTTCTACAGCTGTAGGAACTTTATTATACGGTCTTGAGTTGCTTAAAAAAGAAGATGAGCCAACACTAATCGTTTTCTCGGATATTCAAAATTTGGTTCCTGTTGATGCTGAAGTTGATGCCGCTGATGCCGCCGCTGATTTTGCAGAAGACAATCAGTTACTAGCCTCTGATGCCAAAGCTGCTGCCAATGATGTTTCAGCAGCCGTTGTTACAGCTGTTGACGGCGGAGGAGATTTGCAGGCTGCTATTGCAGCTGCGAATGCCAAAGTTGCTACTTATCCTGTTTCAGGCTCAAGCACTATTAGTGAGATAATCGAAAATCAGGCGGCTAAAGCTGTTCAAAAGGCAGTTCAAAGTGCTTCTAATGCTACAGGTGCTAAAGCTGCCGCACTAGCTGCTGCAACTATTTATAATACACTTCTTACTACCGCTACAGCTGCAGCCCAGGAATCGCGAGCATATGCGGATGCGATCGCAGGTGTAGATTCAGCTGATATTGCTACTGTATATTCTGTATACAACAGTGCTTTAAATCAAGCAGAACTCATGAAAGACAGGTTTGTCATCATGGATGTTCTTGGTGATGATGCTATTTTTAGAGAAAGGGTAACCGCTTCAGGCTTAAAATACGGAGCTGCTTATCATCCTAAACTAAAAACAGTTTTAAGCTATAATTACAAGGAAGCTGATGTTTTAGTTACAGGTGAGTTCGGGATTGCAAGTCTTTCAGAATTAAAAGAAACAAACTCAGAATTTTATAACCAGGCTAAAAAAGCCATCGAATCCAAGCAGGTAGTAATGGCTCCATCCTCAGCAATGGCAGGAGTTTATGCTAAAGTAGACAGTACTTCAGGAGTATGGAAATCTCCGGCCAATCTAGGACTTAATTTCGTAGAAGCTCCAACAGAAAAAATTTCTGATAGACAGCAGGATGCACTTAACATCGATCCAACCTCAGGAAAATCCATCAACGCGATCAGAACGTTTACCGGAAAAGGAACTTTGGTTTGGGGAGCAAGAACCTTAGACGGCAACAGCAACGAGTGGAGATACATCTCCGTACGCCGATTATTCAACATGGTGGAAGAATCTGTGAAAAAGGCTACAGAACGTTTCGTTTTCGAAGCTAATACCGCCAACACATGGATCCGCGTACAGACGATGATCGAAAACTTCCTGAACCAGCAGTGGCAGGATGGTGCTTTGGCAGGCAGCAAGCCTGAAGAAGCATACTATGTAAGCGTTGGTTTAAACAAAACCATGTCTGCCCAGGATATCCTTGAAGGAAGAATGAATATCGAGATCGGTATGGCAGCAGTACGTCCGGCAGAATTTATTGTGCTTCGTTTTTCACACAAGCTTCAGGAAGCCTAA
- a CDS encoding phage tail protein, with protein MSTYPLVKFAFEVDWGGTKLGFTEASGMNLETAVVEYRHGASPDFSKTKMPGLKTFSNITLKRGTFKGDNEFFEWFQSVQLNTVERRSITISLLDENGDPAVTWKVKNAFPVKMQSSDLKADGNEVAIETLEIAHEGLTIENN; from the coding sequence ATGAGTACATATCCATTAGTAAAGTTTGCCTTTGAAGTAGATTGGGGCGGAACAAAATTAGGATTCACAGAAGCGTCCGGAATGAATCTGGAAACGGCAGTAGTTGAATACAGACATGGAGCAAGTCCGGATTTCAGCAAAACGAAAATGCCTGGATTGAAAACCTTCAGTAATATCACCTTAAAAAGAGGGACTTTCAAGGGAGATAATGAATTTTTCGAGTGGTTCCAGTCTGTACAGCTTAATACGGTTGAGAGAAGATCTATCACGATTTCTCTTTTGGATGAGAATGGAGACCCTGCAGTAACCTGGAAAGTTAAAAACGCTTTCCCAGTGAAAATGCAGTCCAGCGATTTGAAAGCGGATGGTAATGAGGTGGCTATCGAAACCCTTGAAATTGCACACGAAGGATTAACTATTGAAAATAACTAA
- a CDS encoding phage tail sheath family protein, which yields MNYKTPGAYIEEIAKFPPSVAQVETAIPAFIGYTEKGPKNQPTRISSMLEYETIFGKAKNEQFSLTVNAATSNNPRTVTATLTPSNFKMYYAMQMYFANGGGPCYIVSVGDLATGFPAAADFDDMVAGLDTLEKEDEPTLIVMPDAAKLSAAYDLFEKALDQAELMKDRFVIMDVLGDTDAAVSDFRNNVTSGPSGERLKYGAAYYPKLETVLTYGYDPAISVGGNTLEHWRTYDTELYNLAKSAMESHKVVLAPSSAMAGVYAKVDSTSGVFKAPANVGLNYVVAPTVKISHEDQEILNVDPTSGKSINAIRTFTGKGTLVWGARTLDGNSNEWRYISVRRLFNMVEESVKKATERFVFEANTANTWIRVQTMIENFLNQQWQDGALAGSKPEEAYYVSVGLNKTMSAQDILEGRMNIEIGMAAVRPAEFIVLRFSHKLQEA from the coding sequence ATGAATTACAAAACACCAGGAGCCTACATTGAGGAAATTGCGAAATTTCCGCCGTCCGTAGCACAAGTAGAAACAGCCATCCCTGCATTCATAGGATATACAGAAAAAGGCCCTAAAAATCAGCCTACAAGAATTTCTTCTATGCTGGAATATGAAACAATTTTCGGAAAAGCAAAAAATGAACAATTTTCACTTACTGTGAATGCTGCCACTTCAAATAATCCAAGAACAGTTACTGCTACTTTAACACCGAGCAATTTCAAAATGTATTATGCCATGCAAATGTATTTTGCCAATGGTGGTGGGCCATGTTATATTGTTTCAGTTGGAGATTTGGCAACAGGCTTTCCTGCCGCAGCAGATTTTGATGATATGGTAGCCGGGCTTGATACCCTTGAAAAAGAGGATGAGCCGACACTTATCGTTATGCCTGATGCTGCCAAATTAAGTGCAGCGTATGATTTATTTGAAAAAGCTTTAGACCAGGCAGAACTCATGAAAGACAGATTTGTTATCATGGATGTTCTTGGAGATACGGATGCTGCAGTTTCTGACTTTAGAAACAATGTAACATCCGGACCAAGTGGAGAGCGTTTAAAATACGGTGCTGCTTATTATCCGAAATTGGAAACGGTTCTTACATACGGTTATGATCCTGCGATTTCCGTAGGAGGCAACACCCTGGAACATTGGAGAACATATGACACAGAATTATACAACCTTGCAAAAAGCGCAATGGAATCTCATAAAGTCGTATTAGCTCCATCCTCAGCAATGGCAGGAGTTTATGCTAAAGTAGACAGTACTTCAGGAGTATTCAAAGCACCAGCAAATGTCGGACTAAACTATGTTGTAGCACCAACTGTAAAAATTTCGCATGAAGATCAGGAAATCCTTAACGTCGATCCAACCTCAGGAAAATCCATCAACGCGATCAGAACGTTTACCGGAAAAGGCACTTTGGTTTGGGGAGCAAGAACGTTAGACGGCAACAGCAACGAGTGGAGATACATCTCCGTACGCCGATTATTCAACATGGTGGAAGAATCTGTGAAAAAGGCTACAGAACGTTTCGTTTTCGAAGCTAATACCGCCAACACATGGATCCGCGTACAGACGATGATCGAAAACTTCCTGAACCAGCAGTGGCAGGATGGTGCTTTGGCAGGCAGCAAGCCTGAAGAAGCCTACTATGTAAGCGTTGGTTTAAACAAAACCATGTCTGCCCAGGATATCCTTGAAGGAAGAATGAATATCGAGATCGGTATGGCAGCAGTACGTCCGGCAGAATTTATCGTGCTTCGTTTTTCACACAAGCTTCAGGAAGCCTAA
- a CDS encoding phage tail protein, with protein MSTYPLVKFAFEVDWGGTKLGFTEASGMNLETAVVEYRHGASPDFSKTKMPGLKTFSNITLKRGTFKGDNEFFEWFQSVQLNTVERRSITISLLDENGDPAVTWKVKNAFPVKMQSSDLKADGNEVAIETLEIAHEGLTIENN; from the coding sequence ATGAGTACATATCCATTAGTAAAGTTTGCCTTTGAAGTAGATTGGGGCGGAACAAAATTAGGATTCACAGAAGCGTCCGGAATGAATCTGGAAACGGCAGTAGTTGAATACAGACATGGAGCAAGCCCGGATTTCAGCAAAACGAAAATGCCTGGATTGAAAACCTTCAGTAATATCACCTTAAAAAGAGGGACTTTCAAGGGAGATAATGAATTTTTCGAGTGGTTCCAGTCTGTACAGCTTAATACGGTTGAGAGAAGATCTATCACGATTTCTCTTTTGGATGAGAATGGAGACCCTGCAGTAACCTGGAAAGTTAAAAACGCTTTCCCAGTGAAAATGCAGTCCAGCGATTTGAAAGCGGATGGTAATGAAGTGGCTATCGAAACCCTTGAAATTGCACACGAAGGATTAACTATTGAAAATAACTAA
- a CDS encoding phage tail protein — protein MALLYPPTSFSFIVNGISTTEGIDSRFQSISGLSTDIPTEEYAEGGENRFMHQLPLRPKYPNLVLKRGLMVSSGLISWCRNAMENFEFEPRNLIVTLSGGLQSTAPLMVWNVVGAYPVRWEVSEFNAEESKLAIETIELKYRYFTIPSSLASLGL, from the coding sequence ATGGCTCTTTTATATCCTCCAACCAGTTTCTCTTTTATTGTTAACGGGATTTCGACAACAGAGGGTATTGACTCCAGATTTCAGTCTATATCTGGTTTATCAACAGACATTCCAACAGAAGAATATGCCGAAGGAGGCGAAAACAGATTTATGCATCAGCTTCCTTTAAGGCCGAAATATCCAAACTTAGTTCTTAAGCGCGGCTTAATGGTAAGTTCCGGATTGATCAGCTGGTGCAGAAATGCAATGGAAAATTTTGAATTTGAGCCCAGAAACCTCATCGTAACCCTTTCGGGAGGTCTGCAGTCTACGGCTCCTTTAATGGTCTGGAATGTTGTGGGCGCTTATCCTGTAAGATGGGAAGTTTCGGAATTCAATGCAGAAGAAAGCAAATTGGCTATTGAAACAATAGAACTGAAATACAGATATTTCACGATACCTTCATCGTTAGCAAGCTTAGGCTTGTAA
- a CDS encoding DUF5908 family protein → MPIEIKELHIKINVDEKTGATTTATSADEAKIMQAISESVEQAVNIQQRKKER, encoded by the coding sequence ATGCCAATAGAAATAAAAGAGCTTCACATTAAAATAAATGTGGACGAGAAAACAGGAGCTACGACAACTGCCACATCAGCAGATGAGGCAAAGATCATGCAGGCAATTAGTGAAAGTGTAGAGCAGGCAGTAAACATTCAGCAACGTAAAAAAGAAAGATAA
- a CDS encoding CIS tube protein translates to MGGALTKLKIDTYKDDTYSNSSKINTDAFEAFINPTSFSMTYKTKHNTDQANGNSKASLGYIASPPSDLQLEFLFDGTGVTQANPGNKLINTIAEKLGKKDAFVKKAVEKQITDFYNATGKLDGTIHKPYNVVITWGDLHFKGILSEFTIDYKMFTNEGKALRAIGKAKFSESISKELAAKEENKQSPDLTHKRTVQDGDTLPLMTDRIYGDSKYYLEVAKANGLVNFRQLKPGSELYFPPIEKIS, encoded by the coding sequence ATGGGAGGAGCACTTACAAAACTAAAAATAGACACTTATAAGGATGATACTTACAGCAACAGCAGCAAAATTAATACTGATGCCTTTGAAGCTTTTATCAATCCCACAAGCTTTTCGATGACGTATAAAACGAAACATAATACCGATCAGGCAAATGGAAACTCTAAAGCCAGTTTGGGATACATCGCATCGCCCCCCTCAGACTTACAGCTGGAATTTCTTTTTGATGGTACAGGAGTAACACAGGCAAATCCCGGCAATAAATTGATCAATACAATTGCTGAAAAATTAGGGAAAAAAGATGCTTTCGTAAAGAAAGCTGTAGAAAAACAAATAACAGATTTCTATAACGCTACAGGTAAGCTTGATGGAACAATTCACAAACCCTATAATGTCGTTATCACCTGGGGAGATCTTCACTTTAAAGGAATACTCTCAGAATTTACCATAGACTATAAAATGTTTACCAATGAGGGAAAAGCATTAAGAGCTATTGGAAAAGCAAAATTTAGTGAGTCAATAAGCAAAGAACTTGCTGCGAAAGAAGAAAACAAGCAATCCCCGGACCTTACCCACAAAAGAACGGTACAGGACGGAGATACTCTTCCCTTAATGACAGATAGAATCTACGGAGATTCAAAATACTACCTGGAAGTAGCAAAGGCAAATGGCCTTGTCAATTTCAGACAATTAAAACCAGGGAGCGAGCTCTACTTTCCACCCATAGAAAAAATATCATAA
- the vgrG gene encoding type VI secretion system tip protein VgrG yields MNNSGYIQTAKNPDLTTFKVMSGGTELPGKYGVKSILVEKEVNRIPYARIVILDGSVPEQDFKLSNEELLIPGKEIEITAGYHSEEETIFKGVVVKHNIKVRSSSSYLIIECRDKAVKMTLGRKSKYFYDSKDSDIIEELIANSGAAAEVEATSNTHKELVQYQASDWDFMLTRAQANGKLCFVEDGTVKVAKPNFSGEAVETVVFGSSVHEFDGEIDARDQFNKITAKTWNYTDQELTEVEAQDPAISLNGNLSSGDLAKVFGIEDLQLKHGGNLTQEELQHWGDAKATFQQLAKTRGRVKFQGIPLEPGVTLMLQGVGNRFNGKIYVTGVRHEIVDGNWLVDAQFGLSPTWFSEAYDVSEMPGSGIIPAISGLHVGIVSQLESDPDGEDRILVQIPIINNEEEGIWARVATLDAGENRGSFFRPEIGDEVIIGFINDDPNDAVVLGMLNSSTKPAPIVASDDNHEKGFVTRSEMKMIFNDDKISYTLETPKGKKVIVDEDADIIKIEDEHANTFTLNKDGISMESSKDIKIKAKGDINMEGVNINVKASAQLKAEGSSGSELKSGAVTVVKGSQVKIN; encoded by the coding sequence ATGAACAATAGCGGATACATACAGACAGCAAAAAATCCTGACTTAACAACTTTTAAAGTAATGTCCGGAGGTACGGAATTACCTGGGAAATACGGAGTCAAAAGCATTCTCGTAGAAAAAGAAGTCAACAGAATTCCTTATGCCCGCATTGTTATTTTAGACGGAAGTGTGCCGGAACAGGATTTCAAATTAAGCAATGAGGAATTGCTGATTCCCGGAAAAGAAATTGAGATCACAGCCGGCTATCATTCTGAGGAAGAAACCATTTTTAAGGGGGTAGTCGTAAAGCATAATATTAAAGTGAGAAGCAGTTCTTCTTACCTTATCATAGAATGTCGGGATAAGGCAGTGAAAATGACTTTGGGAAGAAAGAGCAAATACTTCTACGACAGCAAGGACAGCGATATCATTGAAGAACTGATTGCTAACAGCGGAGCGGCTGCCGAGGTAGAGGCTACCTCAAACACACACAAAGAATTAGTCCAGTATCAGGCTTCCGACTGGGATTTTATGTTAACCAGAGCGCAGGCCAACGGAAAACTGTGTTTTGTTGAAGACGGAACTGTTAAAGTAGCGAAGCCCAATTTCAGTGGCGAAGCCGTAGAAACCGTTGTCTTTGGATCATCCGTACATGAATTCGACGGTGAAATTGATGCAAGAGATCAGTTTAACAAAATTACCGCAAAAACATGGAATTATACCGATCAGGAGTTAACGGAAGTTGAAGCTCAGGATCCTGCTATCAGTCTCAACGGAAATCTTTCTTCAGGTGATCTTGCAAAAGTCTTTGGAATTGAAGACCTGCAGCTGAAACATGGCGGCAATCTTACCCAGGAGGAGTTACAGCATTGGGGAGATGCCAAAGCAACTTTCCAGCAACTGGCTAAAACAAGAGGAAGAGTAAAATTCCAGGGAATTCCATTAGAACCGGGTGTTACTTTAATGCTTCAGGGAGTTGGAAACCGATTCAACGGGAAAATATATGTAACGGGAGTCCGTCACGAAATTGTTGATGGAAACTGGCTTGTAGATGCTCAGTTCGGACTTTCCCCAACCTGGTTCTCAGAAGCCTATGATGTAAGTGAGATGCCAGGTTCAGGAATTATTCCTGCCATAAGCGGACTGCACGTAGGAATCGTATCACAGCTGGAATCTGATCCGGATGGAGAAGACCGGATTTTAGTACAGATTCCTATTATTAATAATGAAGAAGAAGGAATCTGGGCGAGAGTAGCCACTCTTGATGCCGGAGAAAACAGAGGATCTTTTTTCAGGCCTGAAATTGGTGATGAGGTCATTATCGGATTTATTAATGATGATCCTAATGATGCTGTAGTTCTGGGAATGCTGAACAGCAGTACAAAACCCGCCCCAATTGTAGCTTCCGATGATAACCACGAAAAAGGATTTGTAACACGGAGCGAAATGAAAATGATCTTTAACGACGATAAAATTTCCTACACGCTGGAAACCCCGAAAGGCAAAAAAGTAATCGTAGACGAAGATGCGGATATCATTAAAATTGAAGATGAGCATGCCAACACGTTTACGCTTAACAAAGACGGAATCAGTATGGAAAGCTCAAAAGATATCAAGATCAAGGCTAAAGGAGATATCAATATGGAAGGAGTCAACATCAATGTAAAAGCCAGTGCCCAGCTAAAAGCGGAAGGAAGCTCAGGTTCGGAACTTAAATCGGGAGCGGTAACTGTGGTGAAAGGCTCTCAGGTTAAAATCAATTAA
- a CDS encoding PAAR domain-containing protein translates to MKPAARITDMHTCPMVTGNVPHVGGPIIPAGEPTVLIGGKPAARVGDKAVCTGPLDTIASGSSSVMIGGKPAARMGDSTAHGGVISAGEATVLIGG, encoded by the coding sequence ATGAAACCGGCAGCAAGAATTACAGACATGCATACCTGTCCTATGGTTACGGGAAATGTTCCGCACGTAGGTGGCCCCATCATTCCGGCGGGAGAACCTACCGTACTTATCGGAGGAAAACCTGCGGCAAGAGTTGGAGACAAAGCCGTATGTACAGGTCCTTTAGACACAATTGCATCAGGATCTTCAAGTGTAATGATCGGTGGAAAGCCCGCCGCAAGAATGGGAGATTCTACCGCGCACGGAGGCGTTATATCCGCAGGTGAAGCTACTGTTTTAATAGGCGGATAA
- a CDS encoding GPW/gp25 family protein, with amino-acid sequence MKINTDFLGTGWSFPPEFNETEGKLAMTSDVEDINNSLMILLSTRPGERVMFPDYGCDLQEMLFKPLDLTLITQMKGIVERAILYHEPRINILSIEIDAQNEIEGEILIEINYEVRNTNTRSNMVFPFYKKEATEV; translated from the coding sequence ATGAAAATAAATACAGATTTTTTAGGAACAGGATGGAGCTTTCCACCTGAGTTTAATGAGACTGAAGGAAAGCTGGCAATGACATCGGATGTGGAAGACATCAATAATAGCCTTATGATTCTCCTTTCTACACGTCCCGGTGAACGCGTAATGTTCCCGGATTACGGATGCGATCTTCAGGAAATGCTTTTTAAGCCACTGGACTTAACGCTCATTACACAGATGAAAGGCATCGTTGAACGTGCGATTTTATATCATGAACCTCGAATCAACATACTAAGTATTGAAATTGATGCTCAGAACGAAATTGAAGGCGAAATTTTAATAGAGATAAACTACGAAGTAAGAAATACGAATACAAGAAGCAATATGGTTTTTCCTTTTTACAAAAAAGAAGCCACCGAAGTATAA